The nucleotide sequence GTCTGGAAGCCGGTGATGGTCTTGGGCTTGCCAGCCTGACCCACCACATCGATGGCAATGCCGACGCGAACGGGCACCTGCAGCTGGTTAAGCTCCTCATCGAAGGTGATCAGCATGCGGGCCTGCATGGCAGGCACCAAAGTGTAGAGCAGATAGTGCGATCGGTTCAGGATCAGGTTCTTCACGTCTAGCAGGGACACCAACGTGGCCATCAGACCAGCGACGGCCATGGGGTTCATCAGCTGGCGATCGCTGTGGTAGGGACTCAGCGACAGGGTGCCCTTGCCCAAGTGCGTCAGACTCTGGGCGATGCGAACCATGAACAGATTGCTGGGATCCTTCGAATGGTACTGCGCCAACTGGCGGAGCATTGAGGCCAGACGGGCGTTATTCGTGCCGGCGCCCACCAAACCCATGGCAAAGATCGCATTGTGGGCCACCTCGGCATCGCTGTCGTGCGAGAACTTACTAAGCGTGTCGATGATGTTCAGCTTCGGGTTGGAGGCGGATATCAGGCCCAAGGCCAGGGGCACGGCCCGTCGGATGGCCGGCTCGCAATAGCGCAGCAGGTTGCCAAAGGAGCGGTATGCCATTTCGGCGCCAATGTCCTCGCCCATGGCGATCAGAGCAATGCCCAGCACGGCGATCGACTGGGTGGCCGACAAGTCCTTCTCGCGCTCCTTTTCCTTCTCTTTCTCCTTCTCCTTGTCCTAAAATGAAGCACAATTTAAGAAGTTAGCTTGGTTTTTCCTATCACAACTTGAAAAACAGTTTTACCTTGTCCTTGCCCTTGTCCTTCTTGCTTTTTTCTTTCTCGTCATCGGCACTCGCGGTCTCGTAGTGATCGGAGCAGATGTGGAGCAGCTGTTGGATCTTGAGGACGTTGCCAGTGCCAGCATATGCGCAAATGTCCACCATGGTGGTGGCCATGCTGCGGTGTGGCTCCTCCAAAACCTCCAGGGTCATCATCACTGCCTCGGTGGACTTCTGACGGCCCAAGTACAGCAGACCCAGTCCCAGGAACAGGAACCTGGTGTAGGTGTCCTTTAGATCCGACTTGGTCAGTCCCATGATGGTCTGCAGCAGGATCTCGGTGATCTCCGCGTTGCAGGAGCCAACACTTATCAGACCCAGCGACAGGGCCGTGATGCCCAGGATCTCCACGCTGGCCGAActcttgttgttgctgccgaaCGAGAAGACCGTCTTCAGGGTGTCGATCACAATGGAGCGATTGGAGCCAGCATAGGCTATGCCCAGGCCAAGGATGGCGCCAACGCGCATGCACGTGTTCTGGTTATCAATGTAGTCGGAGAGCAGGGCATGGGCCGGATCCACTTCGTTACGGATGCCGCAGTTGACAATTCCACAGGCTAGCAGAGCGCCGGACTTGATGTTGTCGTCCGTGGAGTACAAGTACTTGTCGATCATGGTCAGACCGCCATCCACGTCCCACAGAAGGATCAGACCCAGCGAGGCGGTGGCCGAGAGCATGCCGTGCTCCTTGTTCTTGTACAGCCACTTGTTGCCGTCCTCCGACAGCAACTTATCCACACCAAAGCCAGCGTTGACGAAGCCATTCACAAAGCTAGCGGCCAGATTCTGCTTGGCGGAGTCCACCTGGATGGACGCAAAGCGAGAGCGTGAGTTGTCCAGATGCGACTTGTAAATGTCCTCCGGCGTTTTGGGCTCCATGATATCCAGTTCGCGGGCCAGATTCAGGAAGTGCTTGTTCAGATTAGCATTGGACATGATCTCCATGAGGTCATCGTAGTCCGGCACCGACTCGTCCAGCTCCAGGCAAATCTGTTGGCGGGCCAGCATGAAGGCCAGCTGCTTCTGCATGGCCGGCTCCTTGGGCTCCTTGAAGATCTCCCCGATCTTGTCCATGTCGTTGAGCATAAGCGCCAGTCGCATGGCCTGGGTGTGCTGGTTGAACTTGCGCGACAACTGAAGGGCAGTTTCCAGAATAATGGTGTTATCCGGCTCGGGAACGTAGGGATAGCAGGACTGCAGATAAAGGCAGACGCGCGGATAGGCCGACTCGTCCACGTAGTCGCCCAGGAGGTGCAGGTGATCGATTTCGATCAGCAGATCGCAGGCATCCGCCTCGGCGTTGTGTTCCATGTTGTAGGGAATGATCTGCTTGACCAGTTCGATGAGCTGCACCCGAAAGTCGCCCGTTGTGTCGTGATAGTGGGCGGATATCTCGCCGGACAGATGACGCACATACTCGTGTCCCCAGTCACCGATGCGCTGCTTGCGATCGCAGAGGAATCGGTAGGCTAGGCAATCCTTGCCGCTGCCCATGGTCATCGAGAGCACCGAGATGATGTCGGCGCACAGCTGGCGAGCCTGCTCATCGGGCATGTGCTTGTACACGGTCTTCATGGTATCGTAGTGCGGGCGCATAAACTTAAGCGGCTTGGGCACCGAGGTCATCGACGTGGTGGAGGCCCGTATCAATTTGGCCATCATCTCCAGCGTCGGCTGGTAGAGCTTCACGTCCGGTTCCTGCAGGTGCTGCACCAGCAGCTCCAGCTCCTCCTGCAGCTGCTGATCCTCGTCGGAGAGCTCCGGCTGCTGCTCCTTGTCCTTGCCATCCTTCTTCTCGTCCTTCTTGGCCTTCGGATCCTTGGCATCACCGCCCGTGGCCGCCGGTTGCGGCTGCTTCTTCTCCTGCTTGGTCTCGCCCGTCATGTCTGCGTTGCTGCCTTGCGATGCCTACTATTTCCACAACAATATGTATTTTTCTCTATTTAATTTTGTATCCACTGTGAGTCGGCGATTACTTTTGTGCCTTTTTTTTCGTTGTTGAAACAGCAGAATTACACAGCGCTTTTTTTGAGTGTGACCAAGGGTTGAATGCCAAGGTAAACCGCTTTGTTTTCTCTAGTATTTCGGTGCTCAAATCTGCGCGACAGTACGGTCACACGCGAATGTTGGGGGTGTCTCGGCTGACTTATCGATAGCAGCTGTGTCTATGTGGGTGTATCGCACATACCCTGTTGGAAGTTTGGCAACGCATTCCGATGTATCTCGTTTCTAACCCTTCTTGTCAAATGTTTTCGTTGGTGCATACAGGCCCATTTTAGATAAATGTTTCTAGGTGCATTTCAAAATGCCAGCAAATTAATCATTTTTTGGACCCGCGTCCGTGTAAATGAACTGGGCATGGGTTCATCACTTTTGGAACCGGTTTTTGGAGATCATCTAATAATGAAAGAACGTGTTCCAAAATGCATTAATTTCCAACTGGGTATCTGGTCGATGCGCCGGTCAGTGTTGTTGCGACCAACAGCTAAAACATCAATGTGAtgatttaaaaacaaaaaaattaacaaagcGCGTCTTAAACAATCAGAATGCTTAATTCAAGGAAAGCTACAACTGTATTTGCTTTTGGATTGGCGACTTGTATTTTGGAGCTTGAACGGCAGgaaaaacagcaacaacgCCGCAACAAACAACGGTTCAGaccatatttaaaaaaaaggggaAACGTAAGTATTACTGTTTAGATAAACCGGTATATGTATTTAATACCATCATATCTTAATTTTACAGCTTGAAAATTTGTTGCAAAGTCCAACGGTGTTTTTTGAGAATTTCCACATGTCAGAGATAACTTTTAACGCGCTATTTGGATTGGTGGAGAAGCACCTTGTCTCAAAAAGGAATACTGACCCCAAAACTATATCTATACCACCAAAAAACCAATTGGGGATCATTTTACAGTAATTATTATTGATTATCCAAACATTTcctataaattatttgttcaGATTCCTTGCTACAGGGGAGTTGAAACGACACTCAGGGTATAGAAACCACATCAACACACAAGACTTAAGAACAATTCTTGAAGAAGTATGCGATTCAATATGTGAGGGGCTGCAGCACGAATTCCCCAAGTGGACAACCGAGAATATGCTCAAGTGGGCAGATGAATTTGAAAAGAAGTACAAGTTTCCAAATTGCCTTGGCGTCGTAGGAGGAAAACATGTGGCTATTAAGAAACCATCGAACAGTGATGATCTTTTTCTTAACTACAAAGTATGAGTCTTATAATACTCAATATAATTCATTGATAATAATACATGGATTTCTGGTATCTTAGGGCTTTCATTCGGTTGTCATTGTGGCTATCTGCGATGCCTTTTATCGGTTTACCTACATAGATGTTGGTGCCTTTGGCAAAGGGGGAGACCAGCATGCCTTCACCCAAAGTAAGCTTGGAAAGGATCTACTATCGGACAAGCTGCCATTCCCGA is from Drosophila suzukii chromosome 3, CBGP_Dsuzu_IsoJpt1.0, whole genome shotgun sequence and encodes:
- the Rpn1 gene encoding 26S proteasome non-ATPase regulatory subunit 2 — its product is MTGETKQEKKQPQPAATGGDAKDPKAKKDEKKDGKDKEQQPELSDEDQQLQEELELLVQHLQEPDVKLYQPTLEMMAKLIRASTTSMTSVPKPLKFMRPHYDTMKTVYKHMPDEQARQLCADIISVLSMTMGSGKDCLAYRFLCDRKQRIGDWGHEYVRHLSGEISAHYHDTTGDFRVQLIELVKQIIPYNMEHNAEADACDLLIEIDHLHLLGDYVDESAYPRVCLYLQSCYPYVPEPDNTIILETALQLSRKFNQHTQAMRLALMLNDMDKIGEIFKEPKEPAMQKQLAFMLARQQICLELDESVPDYDDLMEIMSNANLNKHFLNLARELDIMEPKTPEDIYKSHLDNSRSRFASIQVDSAKQNLAASFVNGFVNAGFGVDKLLSEDGNKWLYKNKEHGMLSATASLGLILLWDVDGGLTMIDKYLYSTDDNIKSGALLACGIVNCGIRNEVDPAHALLSDYIDNQNTCMRVGAILGLGIAYAGSNRSIVIDTLKTVFSFGSNNKSSASVEILGITALSLGLISVGSCNAEITEILLQTIMGLTKSDLKDTYTRFLFLGLGLLYLGRQKSTEAVMMTLEVLEEPHRSMATTMVDICAYAGTGNVLKIQQLLHICSDHYETASADDEKEKSKKDKGKDKDKEKEKEKEKEREKDLSATQSIAVLGIALIAMGEDIGAEMAYRSFGNLLRYCEPAIRRAVPLALGLISASNPKLNIIDTLSKFSHDSDAEVAHNAIFAMGLVGAGTNNARLASMLRQLAQYHSKDPSNLFMVRIAQSLTHLGKGTLSLSPYHSDRQLMNPMAVAGLMATLVSLLDVKNLILNRSHYLLYTLVPAMQARMLITFDEELNQLQVPVRVGIAIDVVGQAGKPKTITGFQTHTTPVLLAIGERAELATDEYLALTPVMEGFVILKKNPNFVK
- the LOC108012433 gene encoding putative nuclease HARBI1; the protein is MLNSRKATTVFAFGLATCILELERQEKQQQRRNKQRFRPYLKKRGNLENLLQSPTVFFENFHMSEITFNALFGLVEKHLVSKRNTDPKTISIPPKNQLGIILQFLATGELKRHSGYRNHINTQDLRTILEEVCDSICEGLQHEFPKWTTENMLKWADEFEKKYKFPNCLGVVGGKHVAIKKPSNSDDLFLNYKGFHSVVIVAICDAFYRFTYIDVGAFGKGGDQHAFTQSKLGKDLLSDKLPFPKDSMLNDDETPYFIAGNDAFPLHLRLMKPYYGKHLDVKEQVFNSKLSDTLRCIENAFAILSARWMAFQRTLPNQPYEAQKIIAACCYLHNFLMRESPETYTIAPDSEIPPNTVMTELRPCRRGRPLDYCKEQRNNLKEYLNSCA